The following nucleotide sequence is from Vitis vinifera cultivar Pinot Noir 40024 chromosome 14, ASM3070453v1.
TGTGAAACCTGGAACTAGTGATCACTTCTTTGCCATACTTGAAGCCGCAATGTCATCACCAACTGCTTGTACTGATCCTTCTGTTCGAGCAGAGTACCATGCATTATTCACGGCAGCAGAAGATATAGCTGATGTAAGGCTTTTGCTTTGATTTATAGAAACTTCTTATCAATTATCATTCCTTTCGTAGAATAATAGCTTTTGTCTTGGGGCTTATCAGTACATGTGATTTGATTGTAGTGCTTCAATGATAAGCAAAAAAATCTATTAACTACATGGACAACTAGGGCGGTGATGGCAAATGACCTATATACTGATGACAGTTTTGTGGTACGTATCTTTTGCTTAGTAGAGTTTTGTGTAAGAGTTGctgaattataatttaataaatgtcTACCTGCTACTGTAATGAAAAGTATTCATGTAATGTAGCGAATCATGAAATTCATGGATGCTGTATGCCAAGTGCTGGGAATTTACAAGTATGTGATAGTATATGTACTGTTGTGCTTGGAAATTAGAACAAGTCTGGAAACTTGTAAATCATTAactttagatatattttttaatcaactAAAACACGGTATTAAGAATGCCTGGCAAAAATAGGGGGCCCAACCCCAATACACCGAGAGTATTCAGGGAATGCAAGaaactataaaaagaaaaaaaaaatcatcccaAAAACTAGCATTGAACAAAGACAACTATACAACCTGGCTAAATCCTAAACCCAAACATAGGTATATATAAAGCATAGTGGATTTTTAAGTATTTCATTGGCAAAGTTGTCAATTCGTGCCAGAACTTTTGGATTTTCCACTTGGTTATCATGGTTGTCATTTATATCTTCTCTATTAGACATACATGAGTTTGTTTTTGTTGTAAATAGATGGGGAATATTGTACATTATACACACCTCAGTTATACTTAACAaagcaaaattttattctagATTTTAGAGGCAGGTTGCTTGGTGTGATCCCTTTTAtcaattcaatattttaatgaaGGTTTTGTGGCTTTGATTTTGTAATATGAGGGACTCTAATTTGTTTGGTCTTCAGATTATATGTGTGAAAAAGTTAAGGTCTTAAACATGACATGTTTGTGTGTCTCATGTGGAGCCTAATGATAATAAATAGTAGATTGTATGTCATACAATACTGTTTATGTTAACCTTGATTACTGCAGAATATATAGATGGGTAAGTGCCAGAAGGCTATGGTTGTATGTAGGGTTGAGTTTGAACAAGAGTTGATAAGACTCTTTATCTTTGGAACTTGCTATTTGATTTTCAGTTATTTGGTTACAAGGCcgcattttccttttcttttcagtGTCATAAGGTATGATTGGACAACATCAACTCTATATTGGTAGCCAGTAACAATTCTCTTGTAAAGTGAAAGGTGGGTGTGGGGGTTTGGATAatggaaaattattaagaagGGATGAGGCATTCTCAATAGTAGAGCATCCTTTGAGGTGGGAAATAGGTGGAGGGTCAGGTTTTGGAAGGGTAGGTGATATGGGAATGAACCCTAATGTGTGTCTTTCCTCTCTCTCTATATGCCTTAGCCTTATcaaaagaggcttgggtgaCAGACATATGGGAAGAATGAGGTGAAGGGGGGCTTGGAATCTGTCTCACTTGACACTTGAATGTTGAGACTTTTTTTCTCAAGGCTACAAGGAAAGGCTATGAAGATGGAAGAGAAGGATAGGGTGTTATGGATGGACTCAAGGaacgtttgtttttttaatccaatttttATATTCTATCTTGTAGCCAAGGTGCTCAATTCCTTTCCTAGTGGGCATCATTTGGAATTCATATGTCCAATCTAAAGCGAGTtgtttgtttgtgttttttttttgttttcttttttgagcAGGAAAGAGGGAGGGGACTAGCTAGGGAAAGTTGTTGTCTTTAAACCAATTTCAAAGGAAAGATGGTCATTGGAAAACATTTGTCATTGATGTACAAGCGAAGTGGAATTAATTGGTCACATCCCAAAACAAGGTTAgcttttctctttatttggtGTTGTTTAGGTCCTTCCTTATATGTTTAAGGAGACTCTTTTAAGTTGGCATAACTCCTTTGTGAGAAAAATGCAAGAAGGTTTAGAGAGCTGCtcttttgtgcatttttttggacaatttggaaagaaaagaattgaaaagCATTCCAAAATGAGGAGCAACCATTTCAATCGCTAAAGGGCTAGTACATAGTAGAATGATCAATacctttaattcattttgtTGATTAGGAGGGATCTAAGGGAGGGAGtagatttttatgttttctgtCTTTCAGGTTATGCCTTTTGTTACTATATGCACAAATTTCAAAAgtcttacaaaaataaataaaataataataataataaaaattgtttgtaTTAGAATAATGTGGGGCAGAATCCTTTGTggtaatattaaaagaatattttcctttgattttatCGCTTGGATCATAGTTTAAGGCATGATGATGTGAGTATTTCCTTGTGGTCGAAGTTCAATCGAGGTCTTAGAGTGACTTGTTTTCGACTAATTTTGCTTTTGCAGACTTGCAATTGCATTTTTTGCTTTAGCCTTTTGGATCCCACATTGAAGGAGGCCCACCTTTATTTGTAGGTGGAGTGGGGGAATTGAATTTGGACTCTCAAAATTTGATTGCTCAATTCAAGGAATTTGACTCcataattttaacaatttgtCTCCCTCTAGGAAATTTGTTAACaagaatatatttcttttttaattttcttttgactttaattaatttgcaatttttttttttttttttaaaaaacttgatTTTGTAGCCTTCCAAATTTTGTCACAGGTCATCTCTTGAATTGCAGGTCTTGTGTTCAATGTGTATTGCTCTTCACTAGACAAACACAAATTTGTTATGCTAAGGTggtgtaggacaaccctaggatgctTGCTtgcactcaagggtaggtggactagggttttatttttttgggtgttaggagaggaacaaggaattaattttatggtagagaaaattattagataagaaatagagagaaagaagaaacaatgaagaaaatatggaaaaccttagagtctcactaaggccttctaggagtctcacctaaaagaaaatcaatggagtctcaccattgagggttgcaaccttgcaatgaaagaaaatataatattattcatatcaattcatccctttgatttacattgattagcctatttataggtttctctaagaaattcaaagtctactaggactctaataacctattatgattctaattctaattataacatccaaagtctactaggactctaataacctatcatgactcaaattctaattatattataactcaactagctaatcctaattagactccaacaaatactaatcctaattcaattctaattaatattaatcctacttaaagtttacttaggtctccactttcttctttgaataaactttaaaaggctttcccccatcataAGGAGCCATAATTTTGATGATCAATTTAGTAGTAATataattcatcaaattttttatgtctacaaatgGTCACACTTCAAGGCGCAACATATATATGTCTTGTAATGTCTATGAGGTGGGACTTGAAGTTAGTCTTCTAAGTCTTCAATTTTCCTTtgtgatttctttctttttttttttttttaaaaaaaatattctaattggaaatttttttatttaaaatatttcttttaatcaaCTATGTACTgttgtatttaaaatattttaaaaaatatttatttaaaatatgccAAGTGCTGGGAATTTACAAGTATGTGATAGTACTGTTGTGCTTGGAAATTAGAACAAGTCTGGAAACTTGTAAATCATTAactttagatatattttttaatcaactAAAACACGGTATTAAGAATGCCTGGAAACAATAGGGGACCCAACCCCAATACACCGAGAGTATTCAGGGaatgcaagaaaagaaaaaaaaaatcaaaaaaatcatCCCAAAAACTAGCATTGAACAAAGACAACTATACAACCTGGCTAAATCCTAAACCCAAACATAGGTATATATAAAGCATAGTgcatttttatgtatttcattgGCAAAGTTGTCAATTCGTGCCAGAACTTTTGGATTTTCCACTTGGTTATCATGGTTGTCATTTATATCTTCTCTATTAGACATACATGAGTTTGTTTTTGTTGTAAATAGATGGGGAATATTGTACATTATACACACCTCAGTTATACTTAACAaagcaaaattttattctagATTTTAGAGGCAGGTTGCTTGGTGTGATCCCTTTTAtcaattcaatattttaatgaaGGTTTTGTGGCTTTGATTTTGTAATATGAGGGACTCTAATTTGTTTGGTCTTCAGATTATATGTGTGAAAAAGTTAAGGTCTTAAACATGACATGTTTGTGTGTCTCATGTGGAGCCTAATGATAATAAATAGTAGATTGTATGTCATACAATACTGTTTATGTTAACCTTGATTACTGCAGAATATATAGATGGGTAAGTGCCAGAAGGCTATGGTTGTATGTAGGGTTGAGTTTGAACAAGAGTTGATAAGACTCTTTATCTTTGGAACTTGCTATTTGATTTTCAGTTATTTGGTTACAAGGCcgcattttccttttcttttcagtGTCATAAGGTATGATTGGACAACATCAACTCTATATTGGTAGCCAGTAACAATTCTCTTGTAAAGTGAAAGGTGGGTGTGGGGGTTTGGATAatggaaaattattaagaagGGATGAGGCATTCTCAATAGTAGAGCATCCTTTGAGGTGGGAAATAGGTGGAGGGTCAGGTTTTGGAAGGGTAGGTGATATGGGAATGAACCCTAATGTGTGTCTTTCCTCTCTCTCTATATGCCTTAGCCTTATcaaaagaggcttgggtgaCAGACATATGGGAAGAATGAGGTGAAGGGGGGCTTGGAATCTGTCTCACTTGACACTTGAATGTTGAGACTTTTTTTCTCAAGGCTACAAGGAAAGGCTATGAAGATGGAAGAGAAGGATAGGGTGTTATGGATGGACTCAAGGaacgtttgtttttttaatccaatttttATATTCTATCTTGTAGCCAAGGTGCTCAATTCCTTTCCTAGTGGGCATCATTTGGAATTCATATGTCCAATCTAAAGcgagttgtttgttttttttttttttttttgagcagGAAAGAGAGAGGGGACTAGCTAGGGAAAGTTGTTGTCTTTGAAGCAATTTCAAAGGAAAGATGGTCATTGGAAAACATTTGTCATTGATGTAAAAGCGAAGTGGAATTAATTGGTCACATCCCAAAACAAGGTTAgcttttctctttatttggtGTTGCTTAGGTCCTTCCTTATATGTTTAAGGAGACTCTTTTAAGTTGGCATAACTCCTTTGTGAGAAAAATGCAAGAAGGTTTAGAGAGCTGCtcttttgtgcatttttttggacaatttggaaagaaaggaattgaaaagcATTCCAAAATGAGGAGCAACCATTTCAATCGCTAAAGTGCTAGTACATAGTAGAATGATCAATacctttaattcattttgtTGATTAGGTGGGATCTAAGGGAGGGAGtagatttttatgttttctctCTTTCAGGTTATGTTTTTTGTTGCATATGCACAAATTTCAAAAgtcttacaaaaataaataaaatgataataataataaaaattgtttgtaTTAGAATAATGTGGGCAGAATCCTTTGtgataatattaaaagaatattttcctcTGATTTTATCGCTTGGATCATAGTTTAAGGGATGACGATGTGAGTATTTCCTTGTGGTTGAAGTTCAATCGAGGTCTTAGAGTGACTTGTTTTCGACTGATTTTGCTTTTGCAGACTTGCAATTGCATTTTTTGCTTTAGCCTTTTGGATCCCACATTGAAGGAGGCCCACCTTTATTTGTAGGTGGAGTTGGGGAATTGAATTTGGACtctcaaaatttgatttctCAATTCAAGGAATTTGACTCcataattttaacaatttgtCTCACTCTAGGAAATTTGTCAGCaagaatatatttcttttttaattttcttttgactttaattaatttgcaatttttttttttttttaaaaaaacttgatTTTGTAGCCTTCCAAATTTTGTCACAGGTCATCTCTTGAATTGCATGCCTTGTGTTCAATGTGTATTACTCTTTACTAGACAAACACAAATTTGTTATGCTAAGGTGGTGTAGGACAACCCTaagatggttgcctacactcaagggtaggtggactagggttttatttttttgggtgtaaggagaggaacaaggaattgATTTTATggtagaaaaaattataagataagaaatagagagaaagaataaacaataaagaaaatatggaaaatcttagagtctcactaaggccttctaggagtctcacctagaagaaaatcaatggagtctcatcattgagggttgcaaccttgcaatgaaagaaaatatagtaTTATTCATATTAATTCATCCATTTGATTCatattgattagcctatttataggcttctctaagaaattcaaagtctattaggactctaataacctattatgattctaattctaattataacatccaaagtctactaagactctaataacctatcatgactcaaattctaattatattataattcaactagctaatcctaattagattccaacaaataccaatcacaattcaattctaattaatattaatcctatttaaagtttacttaggtcttcactttcttctttgaataaactttaaaaggctttcccccatcataAGGAGTCATAATTTTGATGATCAATTTAGTAGTAATataattcatcaaatttttatgtctacaaatcTTCAAGGCGCAACATATATATGTCTTGTCATGTGTATGAGGTGGGACTTGAAGTTAGTTTTCTAAGTCTTCAATTTTCCTTtgtgatttctttcttttttttttcaaaaaatattctaattggaaatctttttatttaaaatatttctttttccattatcCCAAAACACtactttgttttcttcattttctcttgctCGGTACCAAAGGAAGGCTTGATGTTAATAGGAAAAATatctattttcctttctttgaagATAGGgcatcttttttttccttcacttttttgtTTGGCATCAAGAGAATCTCATATCAAAATGGCATTTTCTGCTCCCAGTATTTTTTTGGTTATGTATtctattaccaaaaatattttcaaaacacttTTGGCTTATATTCAAACACTAACTGATTTTTATAGAACTGTTATCGACATAAGTGCTACAAGCTGAAAGCGCTTCTACAAGGATCGCTCCCAAACGGGTCCCAAAAATTGTCTCCAAGTGTGGGGGAATATACAAGTTACATCCaaagaaaaacgagatttttaTGACAAAGGTCCTATCCACTCCGCTTCATAGCCTTGGAGCCCATGTTGTAGGTGACTGCATCCGCTAATTTCTATAGGTTCCACCATCCAAGCATATGGAGACCTCCAAACTGTGCTATCTTGCTTAATTGCTAACATCCCAGCACCTTAAagatcactttttcttttttctttgtaactCTCTCTCCTTATACACTAGGCTACACAGATGGGCAGCCCACACACACTTTTCCTCATTTTGACTAGCAAAGATTACCATGACATGTAGCTTCTTAACAAATTTAGAACGATGCATAGGACCCCAAACAGAGGAAAAACACCAACCATAACTTTTGGCCATCAGGCATTGAACCAGAAGATGATTTTCATGCTTCTCATCCCTTTAGCATTATAAATTACTGGGCATCCTGCCCCTGGCAGCTTCCTACAGAAAGAATGCCATATTGTAGGAGCCATGATTTTCTAATCTCTTTGCTATTAGCACTGTTGTGGTCAGGCTTACTCCTATGGTAAGACATAATTGTCCCTCGACCCTCCACAATAATCTCTGCCAAAACCTACCCTCTGCCTGTCTATACTGCAAGACCAATGGATTTAATATACATCTCCACCCcctcttaattttcttttgtaatcCCTTCCACTAAGAGCCCTTTCCCTTTGCTGGAGTGCACCATCCCTAAACCTAGCCTATCAAACTCCAATcactctctctttttctttctttctgtccACCCAGCGCAAACCTTCACACTTTCCTAACAATGTCTTATTTAGCACATCTTGTCTTCTAAGCCTTATCCTTGGGCTTTCTGGTGATTAAGCACCTTAGCAAATGACACCTTTTTCTCTATCCCACATAGCAAGAAACTCCTAATATTTTCTACAAACTGAGGCTGGAATGGTTGAGGATATAAACTAAATTGGTAAAATTTGACAATGTACTTTTAGTAAGCGTTGACCTGCCAGCAAAATTTTTACCACTAGATCCAATTTGTTGTATGGAAGGCCTCTAGTGGAAGACCTAGATGAGTAGAGAGAGGTTAGCAGCTCCATCTTTCACCCAGAGATGTCTAAACTCTGATATGTTTGATTTGCCCCACATTGATGATATCAGTCTTCTATGTCTTAATTGACACTCAAGGCTGTGTCAAAGTAAACAAAATGCTGGACCTTTTTGTCTCTTGACTGCACTGTACCTGATGGGGCCCACCGGAGGGGACGATGAATGAACTGTTTTGATCAAGCATCCTTTTCATGCTGCATGTAAAATTTCCTGTGTTTTATATATGGCAAATTCACTGCTAATGAggctttcatttcaaataggacaATTTCATTTCACTGATGCCATAAATTCCATGGAAAGCAAGAATTTCTGGGATACATGAACAAAATTGTAGAAAAATTGAATCCAAGAAAGAACCGGGATTTAAAGTAGAGAGTGTTTATGGTGTTGAAAGTTGATGTGGAAAATGAAGAGGCACTTATATCGATGCTAACTATGTCATCTTTCAGGGATACTTCTGGTCTGAACTTGCATGGTTAGACCAAGTATGCCTATAGACAAAATCTGAAACGGAATGAGAGAAACAATTAAAGATACAGATGATGgaggatagtaattcctttttatacttttttatgTGTCTGCAAGAGAGATAAGATTTCTGGACTGTTACTGAGTTGTCAGTGAAAGCAAAGCTTTAGATACTGATTGGCTGATGCCTAGATTGATTTTCACTGTATCATCTTTTAGATCCTTATTATGTATATAATTTCCTTTAGAATTTCCAGTGAAGGTTCTGTGATTCGTGACCAAGCTTGGAAGCAACCTAATTGCCTATCAATTtgagttgatgatgatttttcgATGCTTTTGTGCAAAGTTTTGAATTTGAGTATCAACCTGCTTCTTCGTGATTCTTTTTTAGTGGCTGATGTAATTCACTTGCTGATGTCTTGATTTGGTGGGACTTttgtttagttttcaaaaacagcaggGCGAGTAAAGGAAGCAATATCTAATCTTCCAATTGCAACTGAGGATGATGACATAGAGGAAGCTGCATCCCTGAAAGATGAAATAGAAACAGCAGATAATGATGATCCGAATAAGCAGGATGTGTCATCAGTTGCTCAATTGGAAGGAAATAACAAGGAAGATGATGATCCATTTGGGCTTGATGCTCTGATtccaagcaaagtgaagaaagaTGTAATGGTAAGGGGGAAGAAAGATGCAGCATCCAAGAATGGGAACGATGAAGAGGAAGAGACCAAGAGATTTACCAAATCACAGAGAGAAGGCTTGATTATTTGTCTAGAGATTGCTGCGAAGCGTTACAAAACCCCATGGTCAAATCCTACCTTCTTCATCATGATCTTTGCCAATGTTtcatatattttgtattaaCATGAGTATCATGttcatttatatttgttttatttttctcctaatATTTTAAAGTCTTCTTCTCAGGTGCCAGACCGTTATAGACATTTTAGTAAAGCATGCATTCGATAATGTAGCAAGGTTTACTAGTCAGCAGAGGGATGCCATTGAAAAACTTTGGGCTTCCATCCGAGAACAGCATATTCGCAGGAAGCAAGGGAAATCTGTGACTGGAAAACTTGATGTGAATGCATTTGAATTTCTACAGACAAAATATGCAAATGAGAAGATTAGTATACGTCATTCTGTTGGTGGCAGTGGGGATCGTCGTGCCACACAGTGGCTTGGTTAATACCTTGTTTTTTATGTACCCTGTATTACAACATGGAAAGTGACCACTCTCACAGATAAAGCATATTGAAATAGATTATTTACTTGTAATTTCATTGTGTATGCATTTAGAATCCTATTGGGTATTTGCTAGATTTCTGAGAATTGCTACCGTTAATTGCCCAACATCACTTCACTTATTTACCCCTGCATGGATGAATGACAATTACAGAACATTATGACTGCTGTTTAGGATTCCAAATGACATTTGCCCTGAAcatcatttcatttatttcaatcTCAACAGATCATTTTTATGATATGATTCAGATATTGCCCCCTGTCATGGTGTATCTCTTTGAAGCCATAACCATAACGACATCCCATTCCTGGTTATAGAACTCAAATCCAACTCTTGCTTTATCACACCTTTTAAGTCTATTACAAGTCTCCTAGACTAGGGCTTTAATCCTAATATCTGCAGAGATTGCTGATTGAGAGAAAGAGAACAAGTTTCTATTTGAGTTTGCACAATCATTCTGCTATTATGGTTCAAACACCATTGCCCAAGAGCCTACACATACCTGTTTGCTTAGTTCGCCCGTGGAAGCAATGAAagctttggaaaaaagaaaTCTCACTCATCTTGGAGTGATTAGCGAGTTAAATTTTTGTGCTCTTCTTCTGCTGAGTTGGTGATGAAGTTCTCAAAGAAAAAGTTTTAAGATTATAGATTGCAGAAAAAAACTGAAACTGTTAAAACCTCAGTACTTTATTTATCTATACAGCTTgcatatatgatttttcttttgctGAAAGGTTTTGTGACTGTTACCAATAGTCACCACAAGAACAATAACCTTCTCTGAAATGGTGAAAGCGATTACGGTCCCTGACTATTATTACTCTTCCATAGATCTTCGAGAGGAGCTTGGTTGCAGCATGACAGTCATTGCAAACCCTGAGATTCTTCACAATCCGAATGGGAGTGCTTGGTGCTGTACTAATGAGGCCAAAAGCCATTGCCAATTTCTCACTGTGATAGGTAAGTGCGGTTTCTTTCTCTTCCTCGTCTATATTTAGCAACACGGTAGATGTGTCGGGCACGTAGCCAGCTTCATTCAGTTTCCTTCTCATCTCAGCTAGCATTTCATTAATTCTTCTGATTTGTGGGTGTGACTGATCTCCcattaaaaactcatgaacTGTGCCATTTACTTCTATCACGCTATGGCCTGGTTCTTTCTTCATTCCTACAGTCTTCATAGTTTTTCTGACCCCTGCAGCATCACTCCATCTGTTTGCTGCGGCATAGATGTTTGACATTAGCACATTGTAACCACAATTTTCAGGTTCTATTTCAAGAAGCTGCGTTGCTGCTAATTCCCCCAATTGAGGGTTTTTATGAAGCCTGCAAGCAGCAACAAGAGCACCCCACACAATGGTGTTGGGCTTTATGGGCATGCTTTTGATCATTTCATGAGCCTCATCCAGCAGTCCTGCTCGACCGAGGAGATCCACCATGCACCCATAGTGCTCAATCTGTGGAACCAAACCAAAGGTGTGGACCATTTTCTCAAACAGCTTCTTTCCCTCTGTAACCAATCCAGCATGACTACAAGCATGGAGTAGTCCAATAAATGTAATGTCATTAGGTTTAACTCCCTGTCTCTCCATTTCTGCAAAGATGTCCAAAGCTTCCTCACCATAGCCATGCATCGCAAACCCAGTTATAATGGCATTCCACATGCAAATGTCGCGACTTATGGCTTCAATGAACAGCCTGCCGGCTGCGTTTATGTCCCCACACTTTGCATACATGTCCACTAAAGCAGTATTTAGTATACAATCTACTTCCACCCTTTCCTTGTCTATGTAAGAGTGGACCCATTTGCCAAGGTCAAGGGCTCCAGCAACTGC
It contains:
- the LOC100266767 gene encoding uncharacterized protein LOC100266767, with protein sequence MAEDNLFQGLPPPSATPPSSNSQLQQQQQQQQQPRKSTAATNKDPSPVPPPALKSALKRSNPPQPTSEKAAAPGKRLRFKTMTDVSEKQILDAMQKIASHIKNLTKFAKASKLAIQLIQAGNVKPGTSDHFFAILEAAMSSPTACTDPSVRAEYHALFTAAEDIADCFNDKQKNLLTTWTTRAVMANDLYTDDSFVFSKTAGRVKEAISNLPIATEDDDIEEAASLKDEIETADNDDPNKQDVSSVAQLEGNNKEDDDPFGLDALIPSKVKKDVMVRGKKDAASKNGNDEEEETKRFTKSQREGLIICLEIAAKRYKTPWCQTVIDILVKHAFDNVARFTSQQRDAIEKLWASIREQHIRRKQGKSVTGKLDVNAFEFLQTKYANEKISIRHSVGGSGDRRATQWLG